Proteins encoded in a region of the Zea mays cultivar B73 chromosome 4, Zm-B73-REFERENCE-NAM-5.0, whole genome shotgun sequence genome:
- the LOC103653113 gene encoding nucleolar transcription factor 1-like isoform X1 produces the protein MGKSNKHKREPTPPSKDFGDSEYSEEEFSSESEGSPAPVSPPASSDDSDDSQGIAAEVWTYIRAVERSGLEGSDESEFSSDEEDSDGGEDEDDDDDGDDDDGGDGDGDGSGGGGDGSKGSTRGGSSTGSTRGGNSKDSTRGGGGGSSSKASG, from the coding sequence atgggcaagagtaacaaacacaagcgtgagccgactcctccgtcaaaggacttcggcgactcggaatactcggaggaggagttctcctccgagtccgaggggtctccggctcccgtctctcccccggcgtcgtctgatgattcagacgactcccaggggattgccgcggaagtctggacgtacatccgggccgtcgagcgctccgggctcgagggctcggatgagtcggagttctcctcggacgaggaggactcggacggcggcgaggacgaggatgacgacgacgacggcgacgacgacgacggtggcgacggcgacggtgacggcagcggcggcggcggcgacgggagcaagggcagcaccagaggcggcagcagcacgggcagcaccagaggcggcaacaGCAAggacagcaccaggggcggcggcggtggcagcagcagcaaggccagtggctaa